The Coprobacillus cateniformis DNA window ACCTAATATATTAGATCTTATGCATGAACTAAAAAAACGCAAAGCAAAAATAATATTAATATCTGCAACTTATGAAGAACAATTATCTCCACTTGCAAACTATCATCTCTATATGTGTTCTTATGAAAGTTTTCATGAAAAAATCAGTTCTTTTTCATCACGTATTTCTTTACAATATATACTTGATTGTTTATATTCGTGTTACTTTGAAAGGAATTTCTACGATTTCTTGAATTTTAAGATTGATAATTATATTGATTAAATGATTAATTTTTTTCATTGTTTTGATTGTTTTGTTTAAATATTTGCAAAAAAATTTCTTTATACAAGTTAGATATTTTCATAAATTCTCTTTGCAGTATAATGTGATTGTAGTGATAGATAAAAGAAGATGGTTAAAATGGTTTCCTGTCAATCTACATCTATTTATATCACAGTTATATAACCTTCGTTATTTTATCTATCATTCAGATTATAAATGAGGAGAGAAAAAATGAAAAAAATATTATTAGTATGTAATGCTGGTATGTCTACAAGTTTATTAGTTACAAATATGGAGAAATATGCAAAGAAAGAAAATATTGAAATCACAATTATGGCTGTTCCTCTTACACAAGTTGATTCAGTTGTAAAAGATTGGGATATTGTTATGCTTGGTCCACAGGTTAGACACTGCTTAAATCAAATCAAAAACATTGTAGATGGAAGAATTCCTGTAGAAATTATTGATATGAGGGACTATGGAATGATGAATGGGGAAAAGGTTTTAAAAAGAGCATTGGAGTTATTAGATAATGAAAAGGTGTAATGGCTAGATTTTCTAGCTTTTACACCTTATTTTATAAATGTCTAATGACTTTTTTTAATTCAAATTGTTCATTATATTCAAATATGAATATACAACAATTTGGGAAGCCTTTTTTAAGTTCTTCTGTAGGGTCTTGAATTGCTCTTAAGAAATTAAAGCAAGCGCCACTATGTGAAACAGCTAAAACAGATTCATGATCATCTTTTTCCATAATATCAGTTAAAGTTTGTAGCATTCTATCTTTGACATCATTTGAAGATTCTCCCCCAAAATACATATAGAATGTTTCACAATCCTGAGGTGTTTTCGCATTTAAATCTTCGCTTTCACCTTCTAAAAAGCCATAATACATTTCTTTTAAGGCCTTTAAACGAGTATAAGGCATATCAGTTATGATTTCTAATGTATCACAACATCTTTCAGAAGTTGAAGAATAAGCATGATCAAATGTAATATTATTGTCCTGGAAATAAGATTTAACAATTTGTGCTTGAGAAATACCTTCTTTGGTTAAAGGTGAATCACACCATCCTTGAATTTTGTGTCTCACATTAAAGAGTGTTTGTCCATGTCTCATCAAATAAAGTGTTTTCATCAGTTATTCATGCCCCATAATCTTATGAGGAATATAGCACTCTTCTAAATATTCAATATCTTCTTGAGACAAGCAGACATCAAGTGCTCCAATAAAGTCATCTAAATACTTTTCTTTAGTAATTCCAACAATTGGTGCAGTTACACCTTTTGACCATAGCCAAGCAACTGCAACTTGAGATCTTGTGACTTGATATTTTTGTGCAATTTCAGACACTCTTTCAACAATTTTTTGATCCGCTTCTTGAGTATTATCATATTTTCTTTTGGCCACTTCGTCTTCTTGTGCACGCTTTGAATCTGAATTCCAATCACGTGTTAAACGACCAGCTGCAAGTGGACTATAAGGAACTAAAGCAACACCCATATCTTGACATAATGGATTCATTTCTCTTTCTTCCTCACGATACAGCAGATTGTAATGTCCTTGCATCACTGAGAATTTTGTCCAGCCATGACTCTGTGCAACATATTGAGCTTTTTGGAATTGCCATGCATACATACTTGATGCACCAAGATAATGAACTTTTCCACTTCTTACAAGATCATTTAAAACACACATTGTTTCCTCAATCGGTGTTTTATAATCCCACCTATGAATATATAATAAATCTATATAATCTGTATCCAAACGTTTTAAACATTGCTCAACCTCATGCATAATGGATTTACGCGATAATCCCCCACCATTTGGTCCTTCATGCATTTGTCCACTGACCTTTGTAGCAATAACAACTTCTTCTCGAACTGCATAATCTTTAAGAGCTCTTCCTAAAATCTCTTCACTAACCCCTAAACCATATACATTAGCAGTATCAAAGAAATTAATTCCTAAATCTAAAGCTTTTTTAATAATTTTTCTTGAATCAGTCTCATTTAAAACCCAACTATGAATCCATTTTTGGGGATCACCAAAACTCATACACCCTAAACAAATACGTGAAACTTCTAATCCTGAATGCCCTAATTGAACATATTCCATATTCTTGCCTCCTTAACCTAATTGATTATATTCATTTTCATCTACTGCTTCTAACCATTCATTTGAAGAATCTTTAGCAGGGATTTCAACAGAAATATGTGTAAACCAGCTATCTTTAGCAGCTCCATGCCAATGCTTAACTTCAGGAGAAATGCATACAATATCACCTGGTTTTAATTCCTGAGCTGGCTTTCCCCATTCTTGATAATAACCTCTTCCCATGGTACAAAGTAAAATCTGTCCACTCTTATGATGAATATGCCAATGATTGCGACATCCAGGTTCAAATGTCACATTTGCCATAGGTCCACCAGTTTCCGTTAATCTGTTCAAATAGCTTTGTCCATCAAAGTATTGAGCATATGCATCATTAGGTTCACCTAATCCAAATAAAATTTCTTTCTTCTCCATTTTCTTTTCTCCTTATTTTTTTGTCACTTCGTTAATAATATTTAATGCATTTAATGTTCTTGGAAATCCAATATAAGGTTGACATTGCGTAATGGTTTCAATTAACAGTTCACGACTATTTCCTACTGTTATATTAGCACCAACATGACCTCTTAACTGATTTTCACATCCACCAAGAGTTGCTAACATCACAAATGTCATCAACTCACGTATTTTTAAGTCTAAACCATTCCTTGTATAGAAATCACCAAAACAATGTTCTGATAAATAATTTTGAATATGTTTTAATTCCTCTGGTGCCATAGCATGTCCTGATTGAATATGTTCTTTTCCAAACGCTGTACATTGGATAGTAAATCCTGCTTGAAACCTTGTTTCTTCATTCACTGTATGTTGAGATTCTAAAGGTAAAGGAATATGAAATTCCTTCATAACTTTATTAACAACTTCTAATGCTTCTTCTACCTTTCCAAAACCAATATAAGGTGTACACTGATAAATGACTTCTTTAATTTGAATAGGAGGAACATCCATCTTTATAGCAGCCTTTACATGTCTAGATAATACTGTTAAAGTGTGATTTGTTGTATTGACAACAATAAGTATTAACTCTCTTAATTGCTGACTTAAATTCCCATGTTGATAAATATCACCATAGATATAATTGACCATGATTTCTTTAAATTCAATATCTTCTTTAAGGATATCATTCGTATCATTTAGTTCATTATATAATACTTTCGCTTTTTGTAAGTCCCTCATAATTATCTTCTCCATTCTCTATAACTTTATATTTTGTTTTTATTGTTATTGTTAATGTCATCATACAAACTCCAATCATTATCAAGGCAATGATAAAAGCATACATGTATGATCCAAAGAAATCATAAATATATCCTACCATTGATAATG harbors:
- a CDS encoding carboxymuconolactone decarboxylase family protein — protein: MRDLQKAKVLYNELNDTNDILKEDIEFKEIMVNYIYGDIYQHGNLSQQLRELILIVVNTTNHTLTVLSRHVKAAIKMDVPPIQIKEVIYQCTPYIGFGKVEEALEVVNKVMKEFHIPLPLESQHTVNEETRFQAGFTIQCTAFGKEHIQSGHAMAPEELKHIQNYLSEHCFGDFYTRNGLDLKIRELMTFVMLATLGGCENQLRGHVGANITVGNSRELLIETITQCQPYIGFPRTLNALNIINEVTKK
- a CDS encoding cupin domain-containing protein, with protein sequence MEKKEILFGLGEPNDAYAQYFDGQSYLNRLTETGGPMANVTFEPGCRNHWHIHHKSGQILLCTMGRGYYQEWGKPAQELKPGDIVCISPEVKHWHGAAKDSWFTHISVEIPAKDSSNEWLEAVDENEYNQLG
- a CDS encoding histidine phosphatase family protein, translating into MKTLYLMRHGQTLFNVRHKIQGWCDSPLTKEGISQAQIVKSYFQDNNITFDHAYSSTSERCCDTLEIITDMPYTRLKALKEMYYGFLEGESEDLNAKTPQDCETFYMYFGGESSNDVKDRMLQTLTDIMEKDDHESVLAVSHSGACFNFLRAIQDPTEELKKGFPNCCIFIFEYNEQFELKKVIRHL
- a CDS encoding aldo/keto reductase; this encodes MEYVQLGHSGLEVSRICLGCMSFGDPQKWIHSWVLNETDSRKIIKKALDLGINFFDTANVYGLGVSEEILGRALKDYAVREEVVIATKVSGQMHEGPNGGGLSRKSIMHEVEQCLKRLDTDYIDLLYIHRWDYKTPIEETMCVLNDLVRSGKVHYLGASSMYAWQFQKAQYVAQSHGWTKFSVMQGHYNLLYREEEREMNPLCQDMGVALVPYSPLAAGRLTRDWNSDSKRAQEDEVAKRKYDNTQEADQKIVERVSEIAQKYQVTRSQVAVAWLWSKGVTAPIVGITKEKYLDDFIGALDVCLSQEDIEYLEECYIPHKIMGHE
- a CDS encoding PTS sugar transporter subunit IIB; the encoded protein is MKKILLVCNAGMSTSLLVTNMEKYAKKENIEITIMAVPLTQVDSVVKDWDIVMLGPQVRHCLNQIKNIVDGRIPVEIIDMRDYGMMNGEKVLKRALELLDNEKV